A part of Fibrobacter sp. UWB15 genomic DNA contains:
- a CDS encoding Bcr/CflA family efflux MFS transporter yields the protein MSGKQKFTFLMLLLGLLSAFGPFVTDLYLPALPSLADYFAASPSMAQLSLTMSMLGLSVGQLFVGPLSDKYGRKKLLLVCLLLFVCGTVACIVAPNIVTFNVFRLLQGMAASGGIVIARSISADSYRGPVLTKFLAMVSAVNGVAPIVAPVLGGFLLNFMSWKGTFAVLLLYGALLLFMSGKFQESLPVKRRSKKSVLASFSLYAKVFKNRTYVLYFLVCTFPMIILFGYIASSPFIYQKIYGLSPVGFSLCFALNAVFTAIGCALSGKVGSEFKALKIAGAGMLVFAIAVAAALMTHALLPLLQVAFMGLTFMFGMSQPPATALALNAERTNAGTAAAAIGASGFLMGGIVSPLVGMGDIATSASIVLLVGAVLTLISISAMAFRR from the coding sequence ATGAGCGGAAAACAGAAATTCACTTTCCTTATGCTGTTGCTAGGCTTGCTTTCGGCGTTCGGCCCCTTCGTGACTGACCTTTACTTGCCGGCCCTCCCGAGCCTTGCCGATTACTTTGCGGCAAGCCCCTCGATGGCGCAGTTGAGCCTCACCATGAGCATGCTCGGGCTTTCGGTGGGGCAACTCTTTGTAGGCCCACTGAGCGACAAGTATGGCCGCAAAAAGTTGTTGCTAGTTTGTCTGTTGCTTTTTGTTTGCGGGACTGTCGCCTGCATTGTTGCGCCGAACATCGTAACCTTCAACGTGTTTCGTTTGTTGCAGGGCATGGCGGCATCCGGCGGCATCGTGATTGCCCGTTCCATTTCGGCGGATTCCTACCGTGGTCCCGTCCTCACCAAGTTCCTTGCCATGGTGAGCGCAGTGAACGGAGTCGCCCCGATTGTAGCCCCCGTGCTGGGCGGATTCTTGCTGAATTTCATGAGCTGGAAAGGGACTTTCGCGGTGTTGCTCCTGTATGGTGCTCTGTTGCTCTTTATGTCAGGGAAATTTCAGGAATCGCTCCCTGTAAAACGCCGCAGCAAAAAGTCTGTCTTGGCAAGTTTTAGCTTGTACGCAAAAGTGTTCAAGAACCGCACCTACGTATTGTATTTTCTGGTATGCACGTTCCCAATGATTATCTTGTTCGGGTATATCGCGTCTTCGCCGTTTATCTACCAAAAAATCTACGGCCTTTCGCCTGTCGGCTTTAGTCTGTGCTTTGCGCTGAATGCCGTTTTCACGGCCATCGGTTGCGCCTTGTCGGGTAAAGTCGGCAGCGAATTCAAGGCCCTGAAAATCGCGGGCGCGGGGATGCTCGTTTTCGCGATTGCCGTTGCTGCCGCCCTCATGACGCACGCTTTACTCCCGCTTCTGCAAGTCGCCTTCATGGGGCTTACGTTCATGTTCGGCATGAGCCAGCCTCCGGCAACGGCCTTGGCATTGAACGCTGAGCGTACAAATGCAGGTACCGCTGCAGCGGCCATCGGGGCATCAGGCTTCTTGATGGGCGGAATCGTCTCTCCGCTGGTGGGCATGGGCGACATCGCCACAAGTGCATCAATCGTGCTTCTCGTGGGCGCGGTGTTGACACTTATTTCGATTTCGGCAATGGCCTTTCGACGTTAA
- a CDS encoding protein-ADP-ribose hydrolase — MNQAERRLFLIKYLLAESPRYSGTTIPADAEGQKILLRSLMNVREATPASDEFYRIQDEYLQESIRGRGITDIADIESIGRRFSAGAPDLFGDSLFLWRGDITTLRVDAIVNAANSGMTGCWQPCHSCIDNCIHTFAGVRLRSACDALMKRQGHPEPTGQAKITPAYNLPCKYVLHTVGPIVGYGLTERDCELLESCYRNCLDVAARNGVESIAFCCISTGVFRFPPERAAQIAVDTVLEWKRRTQNPMKVVFNVFSEKDEAIYARIFEKFNE, encoded by the coding sequence ATGAACCAAGCGGAGCGCAGACTATTCCTGATAAAGTATCTACTGGCGGAAAGTCCCAGGTACAGCGGCACGACCATCCCCGCGGACGCCGAAGGACAGAAAATCCTGCTACGTTCCTTGATGAACGTGCGGGAAGCCACCCCCGCAAGCGATGAATTCTACAGGATTCAGGACGAATACCTACAGGAATCCATCCGTGGTCGCGGAATAACGGACATCGCGGACATTGAAAGTATCGGCAGGCGCTTCAGCGCGGGTGCGCCGGACTTGTTTGGCGATTCCCTGTTTTTGTGGCGCGGCGACATCACCACTCTCAGGGTAGATGCAATCGTAAACGCGGCAAACAGCGGCATGACGGGATGCTGGCAGCCTTGCCACAGCTGTATCGACAACTGCATCCATACCTTCGCGGGGGTCCGCCTCCGTAGCGCTTGCGACGCCCTGATGAAACGGCAAGGGCACCCCGAACCCACAGGACAGGCTAAAATCACGCCAGCCTACAACCTGCCCTGCAAATACGTGCTGCACACGGTGGGGCCAATCGTGGGCTACGGCCTTACGGAACGGGACTGCGAGTTGCTGGAATCGTGCTACAGGAACTGCCTCGATGTTGCGGCCCGGAACGGTGTGGAATCTATCGCCTTCTGCTGTATTTCTACAGGTGTATTCCGTTTCCCGCCGGAACGCGCCGCCCAAATCGCGGTGGATACGGTGCTGGAATGGAAACGCCGTACGCAAAACCCCATGAAGGTTGTCTTTAACGTTTTCAGCGAAAAGGACGAGGCTATCTATGCGCGGATTTTCGAAAAGTTCAACGAATGA
- a CDS encoding MmcQ/YjbR family DNA-binding protein, whose translation MTGIDEQFNGKKLLVKKLIPFGFTKEGANYALVREILGGQFRLEIRVGRGKKVSVKVFDNDSGEEYLLFSVLSVQGALVGRIRKEVSAITDKFISECFETQIFKRKSANDLIGYAEQKYGDKPEYLWERFPQFAAIRKHENKKWYCLLGTVEKSKVGLKGDEIIEVANFKIVPKELPELLKKPGYLPAYHMNKKSWVTVILDGTVPLTEIKKLLDKSYTLA comes from the coding sequence GTGACAGGCATCGACGAACAATTCAACGGCAAGAAACTCCTTGTAAAAAAGCTCATTCCTTTCGGATTCACGAAGGAAGGGGCAAACTATGCGCTCGTCCGCGAAATACTTGGCGGACAATTCCGTCTGGAAATCAGAGTGGGACGGGGCAAGAAAGTTTCGGTCAAGGTATTCGATAACGATTCCGGTGAAGAATATCTACTGTTTTCGGTGCTGTCAGTGCAGGGGGCCCTCGTGGGCCGCATCCGCAAAGAAGTTTCTGCCATTACGGATAAATTCATTAGCGAATGTTTCGAGACGCAGATTTTCAAAAGGAAATCAGCGAACGACCTGATTGGCTACGCGGAGCAAAAATACGGAGACAAGCCCGAATATCTGTGGGAACGGTTTCCGCAATTCGCCGCCATCCGCAAACACGAAAACAAGAAATGGTATTGCCTGTTGGGGACTGTCGAAAAATCAAAAGTTGGCCTCAAGGGCGACGAGATTATCGAAGTGGCGAACTTCAAGATAGTCCCGAAGGAATTGCCGGAACTCCTGAAAAAGCCCGGCTACCTCCCCGCATACCACATGAACAAGAAAAGCTGGGTAACGGTCATCCTTGACGGGACCGTGCCGCTAACCGAAATCAAGAAATTGCTGGATAAAAGCTATACGCTGGCGTGA
- a CDS encoding Sir2 silent information regulator family NAD-dependent deacetylase, which yields MRGFSKSSTNDFSAEVSRLKEALARADAVVVGAGAGLSTSAGFTYSGERFVKYFADFSVKYGFSDMYSGGFFPYGTPEEMWAFWSRYVTINRYMAAPNPVYENLLKILRNKDYFVLTTNVDHCFQKAGFDKERLFYTQGDYGLFQCSKPCHPCTYDNEKQIRAMFDAQGFSKETGLFGAMTVPAELLPRCPICGRPMSMNLRSDSTFVEDDGWHRAAKRYREFLDRCNAMRGGNVLFLELGVGMNTPGIIKYPFWQMTALNSNATYACINYGQAYAPDDIGPRSLCVDGDIGEVVTSLF from the coding sequence ATGCGCGGATTTTCGAAAAGTTCAACGAATGATTTTTCTGCCGAAGTGTCGAGACTGAAAGAGGCGCTGGCAAGGGCGGATGCCGTCGTCGTGGGCGCGGGCGCTGGACTTTCGACATCGGCGGGATTTACCTATTCCGGGGAACGCTTTGTCAAGTACTTCGCTGACTTTTCTGTAAAGTACGGCTTTTCGGACATGTATTCCGGCGGCTTTTTTCCTTACGGGACTCCCGAAGAAATGTGGGCCTTCTGGAGCCGCTATGTCACGATAAACCGCTACATGGCCGCCCCGAACCCCGTCTATGAAAACCTCCTGAAAATCCTACGGAATAAGGATTACTTTGTCCTTACCACCAACGTAGACCATTGTTTCCAAAAAGCGGGCTTTGACAAGGAACGGCTCTTTTACACACAGGGCGATTACGGGCTTTTCCAATGCAGCAAGCCGTGCCACCCCTGCACCTACGACAACGAAAAGCAGATTCGTGCCATGTTCGACGCCCAGGGATTTTCAAAAGAGACGGGCTTGTTCGGCGCCATGACCGTCCCTGCGGAACTGTTGCCCAGGTGCCCCATTTGCGGTCGCCCCATGTCCATGAACCTGCGTTCCGATTCCACCTTCGTAGAAGACGACGGCTGGCACCGTGCCGCAAAACGTTACCGCGAATTTCTCGACAGATGTAACGCCATGCGCGGCGGAAACGTGCTGTTCCTAGAACTGGGCGTAGGCATGAACACCCCCGGAATCATCAAGTACCCGTTCTGGCAAATGACCGCCCTGAATTCGAACGCCACCTACGCCTGCATCAACTACGGACAGGCCTACGCTCCCGACGACATCGGGCCCCGCTCGTTATGCGTCGACGGCGATATCGGCGAGGTGGTGACGTCTCTCTTCTAG
- a CDS encoding YecA family protein has protein sequence MNINSLPKDYRSRLLRETNCIHKEPIPSKTLAKLLNACPKDSVQDIHFCTTPELEKDEVCEEQLRKAEYIEILKKRIPEIFKSFVKYSGEFEYSLFLDLMFDEYAGESPFKEMFPEGYPTKFNFLNIDERVFKFVEQNLSIGFMFLFGTDEDNLTLVVPEEFIEIVDGTKRSMAGFHDYCKVYANLYGICDPETVISKWNVNHSDNPLTKSQGIAAINECSLFTRYFTNYGVCLCNWSVETPVVMDNIIESRKHHRPYRPTSEEFNDWLDYTDDINENLAEFKTIREHFKKHSDNPAAAEFDALCLLDDLRIGLEHPTAIIERYRLQIGFTRIDMDKITPIISAIMELNNKARLWVTYGNTSNELSPSQKSDFGMRDLKQNPSVDRSMPKVGRNDPCPCGSGLKYKKCCGKMVN, from the coding sequence ATGAACATCAATTCTCTGCCGAAAGACTACCGTAGCCGTTTACTCCGTGAAACGAACTGCATCCACAAAGAACCGATTCCGTCTAAGACTCTTGCAAAACTTCTGAATGCTTGCCCAAAGGATTCCGTCCAGGATATTCATTTCTGCACGACGCCGGAACTAGAAAAAGACGAGGTTTGCGAAGAACAATTGCGCAAGGCCGAGTACATCGAAATCCTTAAAAAGCGAATTCCAGAAATATTTAAAAGTTTTGTCAAGTATTCCGGTGAATTTGAATATTCGCTGTTCTTGGACCTTATGTTTGATGAATACGCGGGTGAGTCTCCCTTCAAGGAAATGTTCCCGGAAGGTTATCCAACAAAATTCAATTTTCTGAACATCGACGAACGCGTGTTCAAGTTCGTGGAACAGAATTTGTCTATTGGGTTTATGTTCCTTTTCGGAACGGATGAAGACAACTTGACATTGGTTGTTCCTGAGGAATTTATTGAAATTGTGGATGGAACAAAACGGTCTATGGCTGGGTTCCATGACTATTGCAAGGTTTACGCCAACCTTTATGGCATTTGCGATCCCGAAACGGTTATCAGCAAGTGGAATGTGAATCATAGCGATAACCCTCTGACAAAGAGTCAAGGAATTGCGGCAATCAACGAGTGCAGCTTGTTTACCCGCTATTTTACGAACTATGGAGTATGCCTTTGCAACTGGAGTGTCGAAACCCCCGTTGTGATGGATAACATTATTGAAAGTCGTAAACACCATCGTCCATATAGACCGACCAGCGAAGAATTTAACGATTGGCTTGACTATACGGATGATATCAATGAAAATCTTGCGGAATTCAAAACCATCCGCGAACACTTTAAAAAGCATTCGGATAATCCCGCCGCAGCAGAATTTGATGCGTTGTGCCTCCTGGATGATTTGCGCATAGGGCTGGAACATCCTACTGCAATTATTGAAAGGTATCGTTTGCAAATCGGTTTTACCCGCATTGATATGGACAAGATTACGCCTATTATCAGTGCTATTATGGAACTCAACAATAAGGCTAGGCTTTGGGTTACTTACGGAAACACTTCGAATGAATTGTCTCCATCTCAAAAAAGTGACTTTGGAATGCGAGATTTGAAACAGAATCCTTCTGTTGATCGATCGATGCCGAAAGTGGGGCGCAATGATCCTTGCCCTTGCGGTAGTGGCCTCAAGTACAAGAAATGCTGCGGAAAAATGGTGAATTAG
- a CDS encoding cyclophilin-like fold protein, producing the protein MRNFVLIALFFLVACSDAASHSTQPETQTPKSSASKTPGAVPTSSSAQTEAPVKLKIHVNDTTFTATLEENSSAEAFAEFLTQGDMTLDMHDYGSFEKVADLPRSFPRNDMQIDTDAGDIILYQGNSITIYYDKNSWNFTRLARIDNVNKKRLKEILGKGNVKATFSVE; encoded by the coding sequence ATGCGAAATTTTGTCCTTATAGCGTTGTTCTTTCTCGTGGCCTGCAGCGATGCTGCGAGCCATTCGACGCAACCTGAAACCCAGACGCCGAAATCGTCTGCCAGTAAAACACCCGGCGCAGTACCAACAAGTTCATCTGCCCAAACGGAGGCTCCCGTGAAACTCAAGATCCATGTGAACGACACCACCTTCACGGCAACGCTCGAAGAAAATTCCTCGGCCGAGGCCTTCGCCGAATTTCTCACGCAGGGCGACATGACGCTCGACATGCACGACTACGGCAGCTTCGAGAAGGTGGCTGACCTGCCGCGCAGTTTTCCGCGCAACGACATGCAAATCGACACCGACGCGGGCGACATCATCCTTTACCAGGGCAATTCCATCACCATCTACTACGACAAGAATTCCTGGAACTTTACGCGCTTGGCCCGCATCGACAACGTGAATAAGAAACGTCTCAAGGAAATCCTCGGCAAAGGGAACGTGAAGGCGACATTTTCGGTGGAATAA
- a CDS encoding heavy-metal-associated domain-containing protein — protein sequence MKKKFKLEDLDCANCAAKMEAAIKKIDGVIDASVNFMTQKFTLEAPDDRFDAIFAEAKAICAKVEPDCRILG from the coding sequence ATGAAAAAGAAATTCAAGCTCGAAGACCTCGACTGTGCAAACTGTGCCGCCAAGATGGAAGCCGCCATCAAGAAGATTGACGGCGTGATAGATGCGTCGGTGAACTTCATGACGCAGAAGTTTACGCTGGAAGCCCCGGATGACCGTTTTGATGCCATCTTTGCAGAGGCCAAGGCCATCTGCGCCAAGGTGGAACCCGACTGCAGAATCCTGGGCTAG
- a CDS encoding heavy metal translocating P-type ATPase: protein MTKSQKKNLVRIVVSAVFFFAFIAVEHFGNLGDNWILWLCLYTVPYLIVGYDIFGKAFKNIRGGQVFDENFLMVVATVAAFGIHEFSEAVAVMLFYQVGELFQGYAVGKSRKSISAMMDICPEYANVERDGSLVLVDPDEVEIGDIIVVKPGERIPLDGVVVEGESLVDTAALTGESVPRRVTVGSDIISGCVNGSSTFKVKVTKAFEDSTVSRILELVENASSKKARVENFITRFARVYTPIVTAAAVLLAIVPPLLFGEQWATWIERACIFLVVSCPCALVISVPLGFFAGIGAASKLGVLVKGSNYLEVVSKVKTVVFDKTGTLTKGEFKVVEILPAEQANGNGSRIDADKLLEIAALGESCSNHPIAQSVLEAYANTHAGAAPELSRVGASEEIPGRGIRIPVDGKLTLLGNERLMLGEKIEFTPQVSAGTVIYVAQEGVFLGTIVISDTVKEGCAEAIGGLKLAGVEKCVMLTGDHRRSAEAVAGELGIDEFHAELLPADKVERVETLLGARREGDMLAFVGDGINDAPVLSRVDVGIAMGSLGSDAAIEAADVVIMDDDIRKIPATVRLARKTMRIVRQNIVFALSVKAVILVLGAVGIANMWMAVFGDVGVSVIAILNSMRMLGFKAK from the coding sequence ATGACCAAATCCCAGAAGAAAAACCTTGTTCGCATTGTCGTCTCCGCCGTGTTCTTTTTTGCGTTTATCGCAGTGGAACACTTCGGCAATCTAGGCGACAACTGGATTCTTTGGCTCTGCCTGTATACAGTACCCTACCTGATTGTGGGCTACGACATATTCGGCAAGGCGTTCAAGAACATCCGGGGTGGCCAGGTCTTTGACGAGAACTTTCTCATGGTGGTCGCGACGGTGGCCGCCTTCGGGATTCACGAGTTCTCGGAAGCGGTGGCGGTCATGCTGTTTTACCAGGTGGGAGAGCTTTTCCAGGGATATGCGGTAGGCAAGTCCCGCAAGTCCATCAGCGCCATGATGGATATTTGCCCCGAATATGCGAACGTGGAACGCGACGGGTCGCTTGTCCTGGTGGACCCGGACGAGGTGGAAATCGGCGACATCATCGTGGTGAAGCCGGGAGAGCGCATTCCCCTGGACGGTGTTGTGGTCGAGGGAGAATCGCTGGTGGATACTGCGGCGCTCACGGGCGAATCCGTGCCGAGGAGGGTAACCGTCGGGAGTGACATCATCAGCGGTTGCGTGAACGGAAGTTCCACCTTCAAGGTGAAGGTGACCAAGGCTTTCGAAGATTCCACGGTATCCCGCATCCTGGAACTTGTCGAAAACGCGAGCAGCAAGAAGGCCCGCGTCGAGAATTTTATTACACGTTTTGCACGCGTCTACACGCCCATCGTTACGGCGGCGGCGGTACTGCTCGCTATTGTCCCGCCGCTACTCTTCGGTGAACAATGGGCCACCTGGATTGAACGCGCCTGCATTTTCCTTGTGGTTTCGTGCCCCTGCGCCTTGGTGATTTCGGTCCCCCTCGGATTCTTCGCGGGCATCGGGGCCGCTTCCAAACTGGGCGTTCTGGTGAAGGGGAGTAACTACCTCGAAGTCGTCTCCAAGGTAAAGACGGTGGTCTTCGACAAGACGGGAACCCTTACCAAGGGCGAGTTCAAGGTGGTGGAAATCCTGCCTGCAGAACAAGCGAACGGAAATGGCTCTAGAATAGATGCAGACAAACTATTGGAAATCGCAGCCCTCGGGGAATCCTGCTCGAACCACCCCATTGCGCAATCGGTGCTGGAAGCCTACGCCAATACCCACGCCGGTGCTGCTCCGGAACTTTCACGCGTGGGGGCTTCCGAAGAAATCCCGGGCAGGGGAATCCGTATTCCCGTAGATGGCAAGCTGACACTGCTCGGGAACGAGCGCCTAATGCTGGGCGAAAAAATCGAATTCACGCCGCAGGTGTCCGCAGGGACCGTCATCTATGTCGCCCAGGAGGGAGTTTTCCTCGGGACCATCGTCATCTCGGATACGGTCAAGGAAGGCTGCGCCGAGGCTATCGGCGGGCTCAAGCTTGCCGGTGTCGAAAAATGCGTGATGCTCACCGGCGACCACAGGCGCTCTGCCGAGGCGGTGGCGGGCGAGCTCGGCATAGACGAGTTCCATGCTGAACTTTTGCCGGCAGACAAGGTGGAACGCGTCGAAACCCTGCTCGGGGCAAGGCGCGAAGGCGACATGCTGGCCTTTGTGGGCGACGGCATCAACGACGCCCCGGTGCTTTCTCGCGTAGATGTCGGGATAGCCATGGGGAGCCTCGGGAGCGATGCCGCCATCGAGGCAGCAGACGTCGTCATCATGGACGACGACATCAGGAAAATTCCCGCAACGGTACGCCTTGCACGCAAGACCATGCGCATCGTGAGGCAGAACATCGTGTTCGCCCTCTCCGTGAAGGCGGTCATACTGGTGCTTGGCGCCGTAGGAATCGCCAACATGTGGATGGCTGTCTTCGGCGACGTAGGCGTCTCCGTCATCGCGATTCTCAACTCCATGCGGATGCTGGGATTCAAGGCGAAGTAA
- a CDS encoding heavy metal translocating P-type ATPase yields the protein MDRYNVTGMSCAACVARVKRAVKALPGVERCDVNLLTHSMVVEGPVPGDDIIKAVEAAGYGAEPLTAPGTESPAEMGRDRLEDKELPVLKNRLVWSLLFLLPLLYFSMGHMSFDFPLPRWFLEPEPNHVAMALLQLALTTVVLVINQKFFVNGARGIINRAPNMDSLVALGAGVSYLYSLAVLFAMSRAQLIGGSDAAKAFMDKFFFEGAATIVTLITVGKLLEAISKGRTTNALKALMDLAPKTATLLVDGQEKLVPIDQVQVGDVFVVKPGSSVPVDGIVLKGASAVDESALTGESIPVDKAAGDKVASATVNRSGFLECRATRVGEDTTLSQIIRMVSDASATKAPISKIADKVAGIFVPVVIAIAAVATLVWLLVGAETGFALARGIAVLVISCPCALGLATPVAIMVANGVGARHGILFKTSAALETVGRVSTVVLDKTGTITSGTPAVVGVLPEDGVSESELLRYASALESRSEHPLAKAVTEQARRESEKSGQSLQAWIADISGSVVPESFEVLPGFGLKATLASGTERQVLLGGSLRFVREHIQIFEAVESKIRESSARGETPLLFALSLENGTSKLLGTITVADSVRSDSRLAIGELKSMGLKVCMLTGDNELTANEIARQAGIDRVFAGVLPQGKDDVIRELMENSTVAMVGDGINDAPALTRAHVGFAIGAGSDVALDAADVVLVKNSLWDVVTAIRLSRRTIRNIHENLFWAFIYNVVGIPLAAGCFYHPFGWTLNATFAAFAMSLSSFCVVTNALRLNLFKTKAVPAKGKTMQKKFKVEGMMCPHCEASVKKAVESIDGVESAAANHKKGELLVKFSREIPDSTIAEAVKEAGYEFIG from the coding sequence ATGGACAGATACAATGTAACGGGTATGAGCTGCGCCGCCTGCGTCGCACGGGTGAAGCGCGCTGTTAAGGCGCTGCCCGGGGTAGAACGCTGCGACGTGAACCTGCTCACCCATTCGATGGTCGTAGAAGGTCCGGTGCCTGGCGACGACATTATCAAGGCCGTGGAGGCCGCCGGCTACGGTGCCGAACCCCTTACGGCTCCCGGTACGGAAAGTCCTGCCGAAATGGGACGTGATAGGCTCGAAGACAAGGAACTCCCGGTGCTCAAGAATAGGCTCGTCTGGTCGCTCCTGTTCTTGCTCCCCCTGCTATATTTCAGCATGGGGCACATGTCGTTTGACTTTCCCTTGCCGCGCTGGTTCCTGGAACCGGAGCCGAACCACGTGGCCATGGCCCTGTTGCAGCTCGCGCTTACGACGGTGGTGCTGGTCATCAACCAGAAATTCTTTGTAAACGGTGCCCGAGGAATCATAAACCGCGCTCCCAACATGGATTCCCTCGTGGCCCTGGGGGCGGGAGTGTCGTACCTGTACAGCCTCGCGGTGCTTTTCGCGATGTCGCGGGCCCAGCTGATCGGCGGCTCGGACGCAGCAAAGGCCTTCATGGACAAGTTCTTTTTCGAGGGGGCGGCAACCATCGTCACCCTGATTACCGTCGGGAAACTCCTGGAGGCCATATCCAAGGGCCGCACCACAAACGCCCTCAAGGCGCTTATGGATCTCGCCCCCAAGACGGCGACACTCCTGGTGGACGGTCAAGAAAAATTGGTCCCCATAGACCAGGTGCAGGTAGGTGACGTGTTTGTGGTAAAGCCCGGGTCATCGGTTCCTGTCGACGGAATCGTGCTCAAGGGAGCCTCCGCCGTAGACGAATCCGCCCTTACCGGCGAAAGCATCCCCGTTGACAAGGCTGCAGGCGACAAGGTGGCCTCGGCGACGGTCAACCGGTCGGGTTTCCTGGAATGCCGCGCCACCCGCGTAGGCGAAGACACCACGCTTTCCCAAATTATCCGGATGGTGAGCGACGCCTCCGCAACCAAGGCGCCCATATCTAAAATTGCAGACAAGGTTGCAGGCATATTCGTGCCCGTGGTTATCGCCATTGCAGCCGTCGCGACCCTAGTGTGGCTCCTGGTAGGAGCGGAGACGGGCTTTGCGCTTGCAAGGGGAATTGCTGTGCTGGTCATTAGCTGCCCCTGCGCGCTGGGACTTGCGACTCCCGTGGCCATCATGGTGGCAAACGGGGTGGGCGCCCGGCACGGAATCCTCTTCAAGACATCGGCGGCACTAGAAACGGTCGGCCGCGTAAGCACCGTCGTCCTGGACAAGACAGGGACCATCACCAGCGGCACTCCTGCCGTTGTCGGCGTTCTCCCAGAAGATGGCGTAAGCGAAAGCGAACTGCTACGCTACGCCTCGGCGCTGGAATCGCGAAGCGAACACCCCCTGGCAAAAGCCGTTACGGAGCAGGCAAGGCGGGAATCGGAAAAATCAGGACAGTCGCTACAGGCCTGGATTGCGGACATTTCCGGTTCCGTGGTGCCCGAAAGTTTCGAGGTACTCCCCGGTTTCGGACTGAAAGCCACCCTAGCTTCGGGCACCGAAAGGCAGGTGCTCCTGGGAGGCTCCTTGCGCTTTGTACGGGAGCACATCCAGATTTTCGAAGCTGTCGAAAGCAAAATTCGTGAATCGTCTGCGAGGGGCGAGACTCCCCTACTTTTTGCGCTATCCCTTGAAAACGGCACTTCCAAGCTCCTCGGGACCATTACCGTTGCCGATAGCGTGCGGAGCGACTCCCGCCTTGCCATCGGAGAACTCAAGTCCATGGGGCTCAAGGTGTGCATGCTCACGGGCGACAACGAACTGACGGCAAACGAAATCGCCCGGCAGGCGGGCATCGACCGGGTTTTCGCGGGAGTGCTCCCGCAAGGGAAAGACGACGTGATCCGGGAACTCATGGAAAATTCTACAGTCGCCATGGTTGGTGACGGCATCAACGACGCTCCGGCCTTGACCCGCGCCCATGTGGGCTTTGCTATCGGAGCGGGTTCCGACGTAGCATTGGATGCCGCCGACGTGGTGCTGGTCAAGAATTCCCTGTGGGACGTGGTAACCGCCATAAGGCTCAGCCGGCGGACCATCCGCAACATCCACGAGAACCTGTTCTGGGCGTTTATCTACAATGTCGTCGGAATACCCCTTGCGGCAGGTTGCTTCTACCACCCGTTCGGCTGGACGCTGAACGCCACCTTCGCGGCATTCGCCATGAGCCTTTCCAGCTTCTGCGTGGTGACTAACGCCCTAAGACTTAATTTATTTAAAACAAAGGCCGTACCGGCTAAAGGAAAAACGATGCAAAAGAAGTTCAAGGTCGAGGGCATGATGTGCCCCCATTGCGAAGCCTCCGTCAAGAAGGCGGTAGAATCCATCGACGGCGTGGAAAGCGCCGCGGCAAACCACAAGAAAGGCGAACTGCTGGTGAAATTCTCCCGCGAGATTCCCGATTCGACCATCGCCGAAGCCGTAAAGGAAGCGGGCTACGAGTTTATCGGGTAA
- a CDS encoding metalloregulator ArsR/SmtB family transcription factor, translated as MTGKVENDIELEGSDCTCIHDDVVKAVRPRIPEDELLMDIADIFKIFSDFTRVKILCALMNAEMCVSDISVLLSMTKSSISHQLRILKHSNLVKFRKEGSVVYYSLADEHVKTIFNQGMEHVLE; from the coding sequence ATGACTGGAAAAGTGGAAAACGATATTGAATTGGAAGGCTCCGACTGCACCTGCATCCACGACGACGTGGTGAAGGCCGTGCGCCCACGCATCCCCGAAGACGAACTCCTGATGGACATCGCGGATATCTTCAAGATTTTCAGCGACTTTACCCGCGTAAAAATTCTTTGCGCCCTGATGAACGCCGAAATGTGCGTAAGCGACATCTCTGTGCTGCTTTCCATGACCAAGTCCTCCATTTCGCACCAGCTGCGCATACTGAAGCACTCGAACCTGGTGAAGTTCCGCAAGGAGGGGAGCGTGGTGTACTACTCCCTTGCCGACGAACACGTGAAGACCATATTCAACCAGGGCATGGAACACGTTCTGGAATAA